From Gemmatimonadaceae bacterium, a single genomic window includes:
- a CDS encoding dicarboxylate/amino acid:cation symporter — protein MARLSLTTRVLLALVAGLGLGVVIATSGSPALLAVGKALEPLGTLFVNGIRMTIIPLVVSSLIVGIAAAPDAATIGRLGGRALLFMVVSVAVAAALGVTVAGPLFDAFPIDPAATAALRTNAAGAGDAAAQSAKAVPGFAQWLTDLVPVNPVKAAADGAMLPLIVFSVAFGIAVTRLEPTRRAALVPVLEAIQDASLTLVRWVLGFAPLGVFGLAVPLAAKLGVSAVGALATYVGVVSVLSIVLILLLYPVAAALGRVSLATFARAALPPQAMAFSGRSSLAAMPAMITATRDTLALPAQIPGFLVPLLTSTFRVGAGIGQTVAVVFVAHLYGVALTPAQLATVAVTTVISSFSVPGIPGGTIVGMIPVLMAAGVPVEGAGILLGVDTIPDMFRTTANVTGDMAAAVVLGGREVASRDN, from the coding sequence ATGGCCCGACTCTCCCTGACCACGCGCGTCCTGCTCGCGCTCGTTGCCGGCCTTGGGCTTGGCGTTGTCATCGCCACCTCCGGCTCCCCCGCCCTGCTCGCGGTGGGGAAGGCGCTCGAGCCGTTGGGGACGCTGTTCGTGAATGGCATCCGGATGACGATCATCCCCCTCGTGGTCTCGAGCCTCATCGTGGGGATCGCGGCCGCCCCCGACGCGGCGACGATTGGCCGCCTGGGTGGGCGGGCGTTGCTGTTCATGGTGGTGAGTGTGGCCGTAGCGGCGGCGCTCGGCGTGACCGTGGCTGGCCCGTTGTTCGATGCGTTTCCGATCGATCCGGCGGCCACGGCGGCGTTGCGGACGAATGCGGCGGGGGCGGGCGACGCGGCAGCCCAGAGTGCCAAGGCCGTCCCCGGCTTTGCGCAGTGGCTGACCGACCTCGTGCCGGTCAATCCGGTGAAGGCGGCGGCCGACGGGGCGATGCTGCCGCTGATTGTATTCAGCGTGGCCTTCGGGATTGCGGTGACGCGCCTCGAGCCCACGCGACGCGCGGCGCTCGTGCCCGTACTCGAGGCCATTCAGGACGCGTCGCTCACGCTCGTGCGCTGGGTGCTGGGCTTTGCGCCCCTGGGCGTCTTTGGCCTCGCGGTGCCGCTGGCCGCGAAGCTGGGCGTGAGTGCGGTGGGCGCCTTGGCCACGTACGTGGGCGTGGTCTCGGTGCTGTCGATCGTCCTGATTCTCCTGCTCTACCCGGTGGCGGCGGCGCTCGGGCGCGTGTCGCTCGCCACGTTCGCGCGTGCCGCCCTGCCCCCGCAGGCGATGGCGTTCAGCGGCCGCTCGTCACTCGCTGCGATGCCGGCGATGATCACCGCCACGCGCGATACGCTCGCGCTGCCGGCGCAGATTCCGGGATTTCTGGTGCCGCTCCTCACCTCCACCTTTCGCGTCGGTGCCGGCATCGGACAGACGGTGGCGGTGGTCTTCGTCGCGCACCTCTACGGCGTCGCGCTCACGCCCGCGCAGCTGGCCACGGTGGCGGTGACGACGGTGATCAGTTCCTTCTCGGTGCCCGGCATTCCCGGCGGCACGATCGTGGGGATGATCCCGGTGCTGATGGCCGCCGGCGTACCGGTCGAAGGCGCCGGCATTCTGCTCGGCGTGGACACGATCCCCGACATGTTCCGGACGACGGCGAACGTGACGGGGGATATGGCGGCGGCGGTGGTGCTCGGCGGACGCGAGGTCGCTTCGCGGGACAACTGA
- a CDS encoding aminotransferase class V-fold PLP-dependent enzyme → MAPTRRDVLAGALAAGAARRVPRAWFDEPVAPPGAWQPGVARRADFEIAPGYTYINGAYTHPMPRVASTAQAAWATRRGTVGGPPPPPRVDPRPLYAALINARPDEIAYIPNTSAGENWVTEALGLPRRGGNVVTDALHFEGALVHLAELAKQGLDVRTAPVRDGRILLADLEQRIDRHTRLVEVSLVSMYNGFQHDLKAVCDLSHAHGAYVYADLTQAVGAVPVDVKATGVDFAATSSYKWLMGDFGLGFLYVRHDLLGRVVQRPHWSYESAPDTDLHLSPFDPQYPRSVTYTPGSAAAHHVQLGTYAIGVGEALSASIPYLQQLGVANIEAHRQPLLARLQTELRTLGWTPQTPRDSRSPIVTFALKDTAAVGAKLTAAKVNVRVAPTWIRMSPSVYNEMADVERLLEAVR, encoded by the coding sequence ATGGCCCCCACTCGACGTGATGTTCTCGCTGGTGCGCTCGCGGCGGGCGCGGCGCGCCGTGTGCCGCGTGCCTGGTTCGATGAGCCGGTTGCGCCGCCCGGCGCGTGGCAGCCCGGCGTCGCGCGCCGAGCGGATTTTGAGATCGCGCCCGGCTACACGTACATCAACGGCGCGTATACGCATCCCATGCCCCGCGTGGCCAGTACCGCGCAGGCGGCATGGGCCACGCGGCGCGGCACGGTCGGTGGCCCACCGCCGCCACCGCGGGTCGATCCGCGGCCGCTCTACGCAGCGCTCATCAACGCCCGCCCCGATGAGATCGCGTATATCCCAAATACGAGCGCAGGCGAGAACTGGGTGACCGAGGCGCTGGGGCTCCCGCGCCGCGGCGGTAACGTGGTGACCGATGCGCTCCACTTCGAAGGCGCGCTGGTACACCTCGCCGAACTGGCCAAGCAGGGGCTCGACGTGCGCACGGCACCGGTGCGCGACGGGCGGATCCTGCTGGCCGATCTCGAGCAGCGCATCGACCGCCACACGCGGCTGGTGGAAGTGTCGCTGGTCTCGATGTACAACGGCTTTCAGCACGATCTCAAGGCCGTGTGCGATCTCTCCCATGCGCACGGCGCGTACGTCTATGCCGATCTCACGCAGGCGGTAGGCGCCGTGCCAGTCGACGTGAAAGCCACCGGCGTGGACTTCGCCGCCACGTCGAGCTACAAGTGGCTCATGGGTGACTTCGGCCTCGGCTTTCTGTACGTGCGCCACGACCTGCTTGGGCGCGTCGTGCAGCGCCCACACTGGAGCTACGAATCGGCGCCCGACACCGATCTGCATCTCTCGCCCTTCGATCCGCAATATCCGCGCAGTGTGACGTACACCCCGGGCAGCGCGGCGGCGCATCACGTACAGCTCGGGACCTACGCGATCGGCGTAGGCGAAGCGCTGAGCGCATCGATCCCGTATCTGCAGCAGCTCGGGGTCGCCAATATCGAGGCCCATCGGCAACCGTTGCTCGCGCGATTGCAAACGGAGCTGCGCACCCTCGGTTGGACGCCGCAGACGCCGCGGGATTCACGCTCGCCCATCGTCACGTTTGCGCTCAAGGATACCGCCGCGGTGGGCGCGAAGCTCACCGCCGCCAAGGTGAATGTGCGCGTGGCGCCGACGTGGATTCGGATGTCGCCGAGTGTGTACAACGAGATGGCGGACGTGGAGCGGTTGCTGGAGGCGGTGCGGTAA
- a CDS encoding ribonuclease H-like domain-containing protein, giving the protein MTGNDEWLWGWDPTPAIVSVWANDRGEAVVWRRPDGGALVRETARFRPWMLLDSLEDLEAAGVAVARGDEPARGLHARELHGPGALRWLVSADRQRDIEQAITRGASKRLGRRITRLHELDRLARHVLPPDEQYLVATGRTYFRDLAFTQLRRVQFDLETTGLDPARDRVFLIAVHTPDGAVELLEAPGPSDDDERALLTAFMACIARHDPDVLENHNLHGFDLPFLQARAQRLRLPLVLGRFEGVPLQERAAMRGARSPRDPSRRIRYVAPGRECIDTLDAVRRYDFASRDLPGHGLKAVARHFGLAGPDRELIPGDRIHAVYQVDPDRVKRYASADVTEVEGLARLLGGAAFALARMAPRRYERLADAGPATGVIDPLLVRAYLRAGEALPVYAESDGTVHSGAALLLFTAGVAHRVVKVDVASLYPSLMRAFAIGPKRDHLQALLFLVDRLVEQRLAAKQRGKAAPAGTDARHENDALSAAMKLVVNSAYGYLAAGEGLTRFADVHAANEVTRRGRATLMQMCRALADRGAELLEADTDGIYFAVPDTWSEADERRVVDEVAAMLPPMVKLEFEGRYAAMLSHEPKNYALLTFDGRLLLKGVAFRSSRAEPFGEQFLRVAIARLLAGDIPGVRAAYLETLGALHRAAIPTLEVASRVRLRKSPRAYAESRDSRREFAYEAMLQSGRTHWAVNERVRVYRTPTGGRVIDEFDGEAHVEHDPRDYDRAYYAALLRRTFATRLARAFTPDDFERVFADAEQLPLFAAGLESVRAVASRVPESWLLLRTTDEARDH; this is encoded by the coding sequence GTGACCGGCAACGACGAGTGGCTTTGGGGGTGGGACCCTACGCCGGCGATCGTCTCGGTGTGGGCCAACGACCGGGGTGAGGCGGTGGTGTGGCGGCGTCCCGATGGTGGCGCGCTCGTGCGCGAGACCGCCCGCTTTCGGCCGTGGATGCTGCTCGACTCCCTCGAGGATCTCGAGGCGGCCGGGGTGGCCGTGGCCCGGGGCGACGAGCCGGCGCGCGGCCTCCACGCCCGTGAGCTCCACGGCCCGGGCGCCCTCCGCTGGCTCGTCTCGGCGGATCGCCAGCGCGACATCGAGCAGGCGATCACCCGCGGCGCGTCCAAACGGCTCGGGCGCCGGATCACGCGGTTGCACGAACTCGATCGCCTCGCCCGGCACGTCCTCCCCCCCGACGAGCAATACCTCGTCGCCACCGGGCGCACGTACTTCCGTGATCTCGCGTTCACGCAGCTGCGCCGGGTGCAGTTCGACCTCGAGACCACCGGACTCGATCCGGCCCGTGATCGCGTCTTCCTCATCGCCGTGCACACGCCTGACGGCGCCGTGGAGCTGCTCGAAGCGCCGGGCCCCAGCGACGACGACGAACGGGCGTTGCTCACAGCGTTCATGGCGTGCATCGCGCGGCACGACCCGGACGTGCTCGAGAACCACAACCTGCATGGCTTCGATCTCCCCTTTCTGCAGGCGCGCGCGCAGCGGCTCCGCCTGCCGCTGGTGTTGGGGCGCTTCGAGGGCGTACCGCTGCAGGAGCGCGCCGCGATGCGCGGGGCGCGCAGCCCGCGTGATCCGAGCCGGCGGATTCGCTATGTGGCGCCAGGGCGCGAATGCATCGACACGCTCGATGCCGTGCGACGGTATGACTTCGCGAGTCGTGACCTGCCGGGCCATGGCCTCAAGGCCGTGGCGCGCCACTTTGGCCTCGCCGGCCCCGATCGTGAACTGATCCCCGGCGACCGCATTCACGCGGTGTACCAGGTCGATCCCGATCGCGTGAAGCGATACGCCAGCGCCGACGTCACCGAAGTGGAAGGCCTCGCCCGCCTGCTCGGCGGCGCCGCGTTCGCCCTCGCTCGCATGGCGCCGCGCCGCTACGAACGGCTCGCCGACGCGGGCCCGGCCACCGGCGTGATCGACCCGCTACTGGTGCGTGCCTACCTGCGCGCCGGGGAAGCGCTCCCGGTCTATGCTGAAAGCGATGGCACCGTCCACAGCGGCGCCGCATTGCTCCTCTTCACCGCCGGCGTGGCCCATCGCGTGGTGAAGGTGGACGTCGCGAGTCTGTACCCGTCGCTGATGCGCGCCTTTGCTATCGGCCCGAAGCGCGATCATCTGCAGGCGCTGCTGTTTCTGGTCGATCGCCTGGTCGAACAACGACTCGCCGCGAAGCAACGCGGAAAGGCTGCCCCAGCCGGCACCGATGCGCGTCATGAGAACGATGCGCTCTCGGCGGCCATGAAGCTTGTCGTGAACTCCGCCTATGGATATCTCGCCGCCGGCGAGGGGCTCACCCGCTTCGCCGATGTGCACGCCGCCAACGAGGTCACACGCCGCGGCCGCGCCACGCTCATGCAGATGTGCCGCGCACTCGCCGATCGCGGCGCCGAACTGCTCGAAGCCGACACCGACGGCATCTACTTCGCCGTCCCGGATACGTGGTCCGAAGCCGACGAACGGCGCGTGGTCGATGAAGTCGCGGCGATGCTGCCGCCCATGGTGAAGCTCGAGTTCGAAGGGCGCTACGCCGCCATGCTGTCGCACGAGCCCAAGAACTACGCGCTTCTCACGTTCGACGGCCGCCTGCTGCTCAAGGGCGTCGCGTTCCGCTCCAGTCGCGCCGAACCGTTCGGGGAGCAGTTTCTGCGCGTCGCCATCGCGCGCCTGCTGGCCGGCGACATCCCCGGGGTCCGCGCCGCGTATCTGGAGACGCTCGGCGCGCTGCATCGCGCCGCGATCCCTACGCTCGAGGTCGCGTCACGCGTGCGTTTGCGAAAGTCACCGCGCGCCTACGCCGAGTCGCGCGACAGCCGTCGTGAGTTTGCCTACGAGGCCATGCTGCAGAGCGGGCGTACCCACTGGGCGGTGAACGAACGCGTGCGCGTCTATCGCACGCCCACCGGCGGTCGCGTGATCGACGAGTTCGACGGGGAAGCGCACGTTGAGCACGACCCGCGCGACTACGACCGCGCCTACTACGCCGCGCTGCTGCGCCGTACCTTCGCCACGCGGCTCGCGCGCGCCTTCACCCCCGACGACTTCGAGCGTGTCTTCGCCGACGCCGAGCAGTTGCCGCTGTTTGCCGCGGGGCTGGAATCGGTGCGGGCCGTCGCGAGCCGCGTCCCCGAATCCTGGCTTCTTCTGAGGACAACTGACGAGGCAAGGGACCACTGA